From one Paenibacillus terrae HPL-003 genomic stretch:
- a CDS encoding zinc ribbon domain-containing protein YjdM produces MSNLPNCPECNSGYTYEDRSLFICPECAHEWSVESGTVNNEDVKVVKDANGNVLQEGDSVTVIKDLKVKGSSSVLKIGTKVKNIRLVDGDHDIDCKIDGFGAMKLKSEFVKKN; encoded by the coding sequence ATGTCTAATTTGCCAAATTGTCCCGAATGTAATTCAGGATATACTTACGAGGATCGTAGTCTTTTCATTTGCCCGGAATGCGCTCATGAGTGGTCTGTCGAGTCAGGAACCGTGAACAACGAAGACGTAAAAGTCGTCAAAGATGCCAATGGTAACGTCCTGCAGGAGGGTGACTCTGTAACCGTCATTAAAGACCTTAAAGTTAAAGGAAGCTCATCTGTCTTGAAAATCGGCACCAAAGTAAAGAATATCCGTCTGGTGGACGGCGATCACGATATTGATTGCAAAATTGATGGTTTTGGAGCGATGAAGTTAAAATCGGAATTTGTAAAAAAGAATTAA
- a CDS encoding glycerate kinase, translating to MSEKTFVLAPDSFKESMTAKEVCIAMEKGLRKVYPTANYVHIPMADGGEGTVQSLVDATGGQLRYIEVTGPLGEPVTAAYGLLGDGTTAAIEMASASGIHLVNKDNKNPLKTTTYGTGELIRECLNQGIRKIIIGIGGSATNDGGTGMAEALGARFLDAKGNTLPRGGGSLGELASIDISSLDERLQQVQLIVACDVTNPLCGAHGASHVFGPQKGATPEMVQQLDANLAHYADVVKRQLGKDVRDLPGAGAAGGLGAGLLIFTQASLQKGIEIVIEYTGLKQKLANADIVFTGEGGIDFQTKFGKTPYGVAQAAKQSGKKVIAVAGYIGEGIDTLYQEGIDAVFGIVPGASELDKLLVEGPQNVERTCENIARLLQFGE from the coding sequence ATGAGCGAGAAGACATTTGTGCTGGCGCCGGATTCCTTTAAAGAAAGTATGACAGCAAAAGAAGTATGTATCGCGATGGAGAAAGGACTGCGCAAGGTGTATCCGACCGCAAATTATGTCCACATCCCGATGGCGGACGGCGGTGAAGGAACGGTACAGTCACTGGTGGATGCGACAGGTGGGCAGCTTCGTTATATCGAGGTGACCGGACCGCTTGGAGAACCTGTAACTGCTGCATACGGCTTGCTGGGAGACGGCACCACTGCGGCAATCGAGATGGCATCCGCCAGCGGAATCCATCTGGTCAACAAGGATAACAAAAACCCGCTAAAGACAACAACTTACGGTACGGGTGAATTAATCCGTGAATGTCTGAATCAAGGGATTCGAAAGATTATTATTGGCATTGGCGGAAGTGCGACGAATGACGGCGGTACAGGGATGGCGGAAGCGCTGGGTGCCAGATTCCTGGACGCCAAAGGGAACACTCTTCCACGCGGTGGCGGTAGTCTTGGCGAGTTGGCAAGTATAGATATTTCATCGCTGGATGAACGCTTGCAGCAGGTGCAATTGATTGTAGCCTGTGATGTAACGAATCCGCTGTGCGGAGCGCATGGGGCATCTCATGTATTCGGTCCGCAAAAAGGGGCAACCCCGGAGATGGTGCAGCAATTGGATGCCAATCTTGCCCACTATGCAGATGTGGTGAAGCGACAGCTGGGCAAGGATGTGCGCGATCTTCCAGGCGCGGGCGCAGCTGGCGGATTGGGTGCGGGCCTGCTGATTTTTACTCAGGCGTCGCTGCAAAAAGGCATTGAAATTGTGATCGAGTACACCGGGTTAAAGCAGAAGCTGGCGAATGCGGATATCGTTTTTACGGGGGAAGGCGGTATTGATTTTCAGACCAAATTCGGAAAAACTCCGTATGGGGTAGCTCAGGCTGCCAAACAATCCGGCAAAAAGGTCATTGCGGTCGCTGGCTATATCGGGGAAGGGATCGACACGTTATACCAGGAAGGAATAGATGCGGTGTTTGGTATCGTGCCGGGAGCCTCGGAGCTGGATAAGCTGTTGGTGGAAGGGCCGCAAAACGTAGAGCGTACGTGCGAGAACATCGCAAGGCTGCTTCAATTCGGCGAGTAA
- a CDS encoding LLM class flavin-dependent oxidoreductase, which translates to MEIGISTFVETTPDPKTGEVISHAQRIREVVEEIVLADQVGLDVYGVGEHHRKDYAASAPAVILAAAAAQTQRIRLTSAVTVLSSDDPVRVFQDFATLDGISNGRAEIMAGRGSFIESFPLFGYDLDNYDELFDEKLELLLKIRDSEKVTWKGGHRPAINNLGVYPRPVQNPLPVWIGSGGNQESVVRAGLLGLPLVLAIIGGSPVQFAPLVELYKKAAKHAGHDASLLPVASHSHGFIAESTELAAEKFFPSTQQSMNVLGRERGWGPYTRSSFDAARSFEGALYVGDPDTVAQKIIHLRKQVGITRFLLHVPVGTMPHEDVMRAIELLGTEVAPRVREEISKWEAESK; encoded by the coding sequence GTGGAGATAGGTATTAGCACGTTTGTGGAAACAACACCGGACCCCAAAACGGGTGAGGTTATCAGCCACGCACAACGAATACGTGAAGTTGTCGAGGAGATTGTGCTTGCAGATCAGGTAGGGCTGGATGTATATGGCGTGGGGGAGCATCATCGTAAAGATTATGCGGCATCTGCTCCGGCTGTTATCCTGGCTGCTGCGGCGGCACAGACCCAGCGGATTCGGCTAACCAGTGCGGTTACGGTGCTGTCTTCGGATGATCCAGTACGTGTATTTCAGGATTTTGCCACATTGGACGGCATCTCGAATGGACGAGCTGAGATTATGGCAGGCCGGGGTTCTTTTATCGAATCATTCCCGTTGTTTGGCTATGATTTGGATAACTATGACGAACTGTTTGATGAAAAACTCGAACTGTTATTGAAAATACGGGATTCTGAAAAAGTCACTTGGAAGGGTGGACATCGGCCTGCGATAAATAATCTGGGCGTGTATCCACGTCCGGTTCAAAATCCGTTGCCCGTATGGATTGGTAGCGGGGGCAATCAGGAGTCTGTAGTCCGTGCCGGCTTGCTCGGATTGCCGTTGGTGCTGGCCATTATTGGAGGTAGCCCTGTGCAGTTTGCACCATTGGTGGAGTTGTATAAAAAAGCGGCTAAGCATGCAGGGCATGACGCATCGCTGCTTCCAGTTGCATCCCACTCGCATGGTTTTATTGCGGAAAGTACCGAGCTTGCAGCGGAAAAGTTTTTCCCTTCCACCCAGCAAAGCATGAACGTCCTTGGGCGTGAGCGTGGATGGGGTCCTTACACCCGTTCCAGCTTCGATGCCGCACGCAGCTTTGAAGGAGCATTGTATGTAGGCGATCCCGATACAGTTGCTCAGAAAATCATTCATCTGCGTAAACAGGTAGGCATTACACGTTTTCTGCTACACGTTCCTGTTGGCACGATGCCGCATGAGGATGTCATGAGAGCTATTGAGCTGCTGGGAACAGAGGTAGCGCCACGGGTGCGCGAAGAGATATCCAAGTGGGAA
- a CDS encoding DUF2920 family protein — MSEQHSFNIPAHYNIYTGNSNRELRIDYSIPQNGVTESTGLIIFVPGFGGNIDSKVYAKMRKVFADKYNMVTIQCSYFGSSYMQSSIDNYRLKNPEILQSILTVDELEKMNKDSSTLLSILSEKNILLPVIANIDESIEEFNDMSYMQAIDIISSVEAVKTILKGNNLIFNPARIIGYGHSHGAYLLHLSNRLAPNLFSYLVDNSAWIEPAFLSNNRVLYGEVGNATLAIEFDYIAKKIIPNRLDLNLETLYKDFHGNTQVLSFQGDNDDLVNHVEKKRIVETINNSDFILVKQEDVDHVKYKSNSHGLDADFLELFSFALELERPTKETPVKELIYIIDFESVLIEVDYTNGLPVFNFNFK; from the coding sequence ATGTCAGAACAACATAGTTTCAATATTCCAGCTCATTATAATATATACACGGGGAACTCTAATCGAGAGTTACGAATAGACTATTCTATTCCACAAAACGGAGTTACTGAAAGTACAGGATTGATTATTTTTGTACCCGGGTTCGGAGGTAATATTGATTCCAAAGTTTATGCGAAAATGAGAAAAGTATTTGCGGATAAATATAATATGGTAACGATTCAGTGTAGTTATTTTGGAAGTTCATATATGCAATCGTCAATTGATAATTATAGGTTGAAAAATCCCGAAATTCTTCAGTCCATTCTTACAGTAGATGAATTGGAGAAAATGAATAAAGACTCTTCTACTTTATTAAGCATATTGTCTGAAAAAAACATTTTACTTCCTGTGATTGCTAATATAGATGAAAGTATAGAGGAATTTAATGATATGAGCTATATGCAGGCAATAGATATCATTAGTTCTGTAGAGGCAGTTAAAACCATATTGAAGGGAAATAATCTGATATTTAATCCCGCGAGAATAATTGGGTATGGACATTCTCATGGGGCATATTTATTGCACTTAAGTAATAGGCTAGCACCTAATTTATTTTCATATTTGGTAGACAACTCAGCTTGGATAGAGCCAGCGTTTTTATCAAATAATAGGGTTTTGTATGGAGAGGTAGGAAATGCAACACTTGCTATTGAATTCGACTATATTGCTAAAAAAATAATACCAAATAGACTAGATTTAAACTTAGAAACATTGTATAAAGATTTTCATGGAAATACACAGGTTTTATCTTTCCAGGGAGATAATGATGATCTAGTTAATCATGTAGAAAAAAAACGTATAGTAGAGACGATCAATAATTCAGATTTTATACTTGTCAAACAGGAAGATGTAGATCATGTCAAATATAAATCGAATAGTCATGGTTTAGATGCTGATTTTTTAGAGCTTTTTTCCTTTGCACTAGAATTAGAACGTCCAACAAAAGAAACCCCAGTAAAAGAATTGATATATATAATAGATTTTGAAAGTGTACTTATAGAAGTTGATTATACTAATGGATTACCAGTATTTAATTTTAATTTTAAGTGA
- a CDS encoding GntP family permease has protein sequence MEGLTISWIGALAGLAIAIILILRKLNPVYALFLGAIIGALLGGANLEQTISVLISGTQSVMGTVIRVLAAGVLAGVMMESGAAETIAQAIVKKFGGSKAILALALATMIITAVGVFIPVAVLIVAPIALSVGNKMGISKLALLLALSGGGKAGNIISPNPNTIAAARGFNLDLSHVMLAGVVPAICGLLMTVLVASLLKTKGVKVSDQDTADSDVDTSKYPPLGRAIVAPLVAVILLMINPIGSISGIEALSSFKVDAMYILPIAGIVGMLAMGQGRNILKYSASGLNKMTATVLILIGAGGIAGLISASNLSTQVVGLIEASGVSGTLLAPLAGILMAAATASTSTGVILATGSFGEAILNMGTAPLAAAVMVHTGATVIDSLPQGNYFHVTADSMKMSIKQRMGLIPYEAIVGGTMTIVATLMYGFLL, from the coding sequence ATGGAAGGGTTGACGATCAGTTGGATAGGAGCTCTGGCAGGGCTGGCTATTGCGATTATTCTGATATTAAGAAAGCTGAATCCGGTTTACGCTTTGTTTTTGGGAGCCATTATAGGTGCTTTATTGGGCGGGGCCAACTTAGAGCAGACCATTAGTGTGTTGATTAGCGGTACGCAAAGTGTGATGGGGACAGTCATTCGAGTGCTCGCCGCAGGTGTATTGGCAGGTGTGATGATGGAGTCCGGGGCGGCGGAGACGATTGCGCAGGCTATTGTAAAAAAGTTTGGCGGTAGCAAAGCGATCCTCGCACTAGCCTTGGCGACGATGATTATTACGGCGGTAGGCGTATTTATTCCCGTCGCAGTGCTGATCGTGGCACCTATTGCATTGTCGGTCGGGAACAAAATGGGGATTTCTAAGCTGGCGCTTCTGCTGGCCTTATCCGGAGGCGGAAAGGCGGGGAACATCATCTCTCCAAATCCCAATACGATTGCGGCGGCGCGCGGCTTCAACCTGGATTTGAGCCACGTGATGCTGGCAGGTGTGGTTCCGGCAATATGCGGCTTATTGATGACCGTTCTGGTAGCATCTCTGTTGAAAACGAAAGGTGTGAAGGTATCCGACCAGGATACCGCAGACAGTGATGTGGATACTTCGAAATACCCGCCACTGGGACGGGCCATTGTAGCTCCGTTGGTGGCTGTTATTTTGCTGATGATTAATCCGATTGGTTCCATCTCCGGTATTGAAGCGCTGTCGAGTTTCAAGGTGGACGCGATGTACATTTTGCCGATTGCCGGGATTGTGGGTATGCTGGCAATGGGGCAAGGACGCAATATTTTAAAATATTCGGCCTCTGGTTTGAATAAAATGACGGCGACCGTGCTGATTTTGATCGGTGCAGGCGGGATTGCGGGTCTGATCTCTGCGTCCAACTTGTCTACTCAGGTGGTTGGCTTGATTGAAGCCTCGGGAGTTTCCGGCACATTGCTGGCACCGCTTGCAGGTATTCTGATGGCGGCTGCCACGGCGTCGACCTCAACGGGAGTTATTTTGGCGACAGGTTCGTTTGGGGAAGCGATTCTGAATATGGGGACGGCCCCGTTGGCCGCAGCTGTGATGGTACATACAGGGGCTACGGTCATCGACTCCTTGCCACAAGGCAACTATTTTCACGTCACGGCAGACAGTATGAAAATGAGTATTAAGCAACGGATGGGACTTATTCCTTACGAAGCTATTGTGGGTGGAACGATGACGATTGTAGCGACATTGATGTATGGATTTTTGCTTTAA
- a CDS encoding endo-1,4-beta-xylanase: MLKFKVGKLVSSLALAGLLFSSVLVNQADAGLAKGSKFLGNVIAGSVPSSYGTYWNQVTPENSTKWGAVEGSRNNMNWSQADMAYNYARSNGFSFKFHTLVWGSQEPGWVSRLSAADQKAEVTQWIKAAGQRYSNAAFVDVVNEPLHQKPSYRNAIGGDGSTGWDWIIWSFQEARQAFPNAKLLINEYGIIGDPSLTDQYVKIINLLKSRGLIDGIGIQCHHFNMDNVSVNTMNTVLNKLSATGLPIYVSELDITGDDNTQLARYKEKFPVLWQHPSVKGVTLWGYIQGQTWKENTHLLNSNGSERPALQWLRQYLGS, from the coding sequence ATGTTGAAATTTAAAGTAGGCAAGTTGGTGAGTAGTTTGGCGTTGGCAGGTCTGTTGTTTTCGTCTGTTCTGGTGAATCAGGCTGATGCTGGTCTGGCGAAGGGAAGCAAATTCCTCGGGAATGTCATTGCCGGCAGTGTCCCTTCTAGTTACGGAACGTACTGGAATCAGGTGACACCGGAGAATTCAACCAAATGGGGCGCGGTCGAAGGCAGTCGCAACAACATGAATTGGTCGCAAGCGGATATGGCCTACAATTACGCCCGTAGCAATGGCTTCTCATTCAAGTTTCACACCTTGGTATGGGGCAGTCAGGAGCCAGGATGGGTAAGCAGACTGTCGGCTGCCGATCAGAAAGCGGAAGTGACTCAGTGGATCAAAGCAGCCGGCCAGCGCTATTCGAATGCGGCGTTTGTAGATGTGGTGAATGAGCCACTGCATCAGAAGCCGTCTTACCGCAATGCCATTGGCGGTGATGGATCGACCGGATGGGATTGGATCATATGGTCATTCCAGGAGGCCAGACAAGCTTTTCCGAATGCCAAGCTGCTTATTAATGAGTATGGAATTATCGGCGATCCTTCATTAACGGACCAATATGTGAAGATTATTAATCTGCTCAAGAGTAGAGGGCTGATTGATGGAATTGGCATACAATGTCACCATTTCAACATGGATAATGTCTCAGTCAATACGATGAATACGGTATTGAACAAATTATCGGCAACTGGATTGCCAATTTATGTGTCGGAACTGGATATAACTGGTGATGATAACACCCAGCTTGCCAGATACAAGGAGAAGTTCCCGGTACTCTGGCAGCATCCCTCAGTGAAGGGAGTTACGCTCTGGGGGTATATCCAGGGACAAACCTGGAAGGAGAACACACATCTGCTGAATTCGAACGGCTCGGAACGCCCTGCGCTCCAATGGCTGAGACAATATCTGGGTAGCTAG
- a CDS encoding Rrf2 family transcriptional regulator — protein MKQISSRFSIAVHILTLIAIMPGECTGDFIADSVNTNPVVIRRIMGMLKKASLIDVRPGIGGASLLKEPESITLLDVYHAVEVIDKGQLFNFHKDPSPLCPVGKNIEASLLGELAEAQAAMEQRLKCVTIQKMLNQVHVDQVHVN, from the coding sequence ATGAAACAAATCAGCAGTCGCTTTTCCATAGCAGTCCATATCCTTACGTTGATTGCTATTATGCCGGGAGAATGTACGGGAGACTTCATTGCAGACAGCGTAAATACGAATCCCGTCGTGATCCGAAGAATTATGGGCATGCTGAAGAAAGCCAGTCTGATTGACGTCCGGCCTGGTATAGGTGGTGCTTCTCTTTTGAAGGAACCCGAATCCATCACTTTACTGGATGTATACCATGCAGTTGAGGTTATTGATAAAGGACAATTATTTAATTTCCATAAGGACCCGAGTCCACTCTGTCCTGTAGGCAAAAACATCGAAGCATCACTCTTGGGAGAATTGGCTGAAGCTCAGGCGGCTATGGAACAACGATTGAAATGTGTCACGATTCAAAAGATGTTAAATCAAGTTCATGTAGATCAAGTTCATGTTAATTAA
- a CDS encoding alpha/beta hydrolase — MGFESRVLPELRSIIAQFPGFQLEENLELSRSYLSSPPIEQSEHVRTTSRMIPSVAGEILVKIYEPAQRTDVKLPAMLWIHGGGYVMGHPDMDDALCERFVQAAKCVVVSVDYRLAPEHPYPAAIDDCYAALTWMTDEAELLGIDLDRIAIAGASGGGGLTAALALMARDKGGPALIFQMPLYPMIDNRNNTASSHEITADNAPWNRTNNLAAWNMYLGDRTEDSEVSPYAVPSRAENLAGLPPIYTCVGQLDLFRDETIEYVTRLAQAGVDVEFHLYPGTFHNFEGMVPQAEVSQRASQSYVDAIARALNP, encoded by the coding sequence ATGGGTTTTGAAAGTCGGGTATTACCAGAATTGAGGTCGATAATAGCACAGTTTCCTGGTTTTCAACTGGAAGAAAATTTAGAACTGAGCAGAAGCTATTTATCGAGTCCTCCCATTGAGCAGTCGGAGCATGTACGCACGACAAGCCGAATGATTCCGAGCGTAGCAGGCGAGATATTAGTCAAAATCTACGAACCTGCCCAGCGAACTGACGTTAAGCTTCCGGCCATGCTGTGGATTCACGGGGGAGGCTATGTGATGGGGCATCCTGATATGGACGATGCTTTGTGCGAACGTTTCGTGCAGGCGGCTAAATGCGTCGTCGTATCGGTCGATTATCGACTTGCTCCCGAGCACCCCTATCCAGCTGCCATCGATGACTGTTATGCTGCTTTGACGTGGATGACCGACGAAGCTGAGCTGCTGGGCATCGACTTGGACCGGATCGCAATTGCCGGTGCAAGCGGGGGCGGCGGTCTGACCGCAGCACTTGCTTTAATGGCTCGTGACAAAGGCGGGCCAGCTCTCATCTTCCAAATGCCGCTGTATCCGATGATCGACAACCGCAATAATACGGCCTCAAGTCATGAAATTACGGCCGATAATGCACCATGGAACCGGACGAACAACTTGGCGGCCTGGAACATGTACTTGGGCGATCGTACCGAAGATAGCGAGGTGTCCCCATATGCGGTGCCATCGAGAGCGGAAAACTTGGCTGGCCTGCCGCCGATCTATACGTGCGTAGGCCAGCTCGATCTGTTCCGAGATGAGACGATTGAATATGTGACACGCCTTGCCCAAGCGGGTGTAGACGTCGAATTCCATCTGTATCCCGGCACATTCCACAACTTTGAAGGGATGGTTCCGCAAGCAGAAGTAAGCCAACGCGCTAGCCAAAGTTATGTAGACGCGATTGCAAGAGCTCTTAATCCTTAA
- a CDS encoding sugar diacid recognition domain-containing protein — protein MMKDIPYNINIMNERGIIIGSGESERVGTVHQGAVQALETGKMIEVWQDGHYEKKGTNEPIVIHQERVGVIGITGNPDEVRPFCNIVKTTVSLLIEQRISLEHLAHEANRKKSMLEMLLNHQGAYTQKIKKEAAQYHIDLLLKTSAVYVKYLPADPANVAELSKIFIQHPSFHMEEDSYLILMQNQEATDELLEPLVRSHPHVLIAVSRQEHNIADCYLQAKSAMNVLLALRPPVQIISFAEVEFLVKLSQSNLTNTIHLISKLEDTVDLLDTLRSFINHNGSVSLTADELNIHRNTLQYRLKRIHTLTGKDPRNLLQLFELTHGLLALYQ, from the coding sequence ATGATGAAGGATATTCCATACAATATCAATATTATGAATGAACGAGGCATCATCATTGGCAGCGGTGAAAGCGAACGGGTTGGGACTGTTCACCAAGGAGCTGTTCAGGCGCTCGAAACCGGGAAAATGATTGAAGTATGGCAGGATGGCCACTACGAGAAAAAGGGGACCAATGAGCCGATCGTCATTCATCAGGAGCGAGTCGGTGTCATTGGCATTACAGGCAATCCCGATGAAGTGCGACCTTTTTGCAATATCGTCAAAACTACGGTATCCCTCCTGATTGAGCAAAGGATCTCCCTGGAGCATCTGGCCCACGAAGCCAACCGCAAAAAATCCATGCTGGAAATGCTGTTGAATCATCAGGGAGCCTACACCCAAAAAATAAAAAAAGAAGCGGCCCAATATCACATTGATCTGCTTCTAAAAACTTCGGCGGTATATGTAAAATATCTTCCTGCCGACCCGGCTAATGTAGCCGAGCTGTCCAAAATATTCATACAGCATCCGTCCTTTCATATGGAGGAGGACAGCTATCTCATCCTGATGCAAAATCAGGAGGCGACAGATGAGCTGCTGGAGCCGCTTGTGCGTAGCCACCCCCATGTGCTGATTGCCGTCAGCAGACAAGAGCATAACATTGCGGATTGTTATTTGCAGGCCAAGTCAGCCATGAATGTTTTACTGGCTCTGCGCCCGCCTGTGCAGATAATCTCTTTTGCAGAAGTCGAATTTCTGGTCAAACTGAGCCAGTCTAACCTGACGAACACGATCCATCTGATCAGCAAGCTGGAAGATACCGTGGATTTGCTGGATACGCTGCGAAGCTTTATTAACCATAACGGCAGTGTGTCCCTCACCGCAGACGAATTAAATATTCACCGGAACACGCTGCAATACCGTCTGAAGCGCATCCATACCTTAACGGGTAAAGATCCGCGGAATCTCCTTCAGCTTTTTGAGCTTACGCACGGCTTATTGGCACTGTACCAATGA
- a CDS encoding SDR family oxidoreductase, translating into MKILVTGATGQFGSVVVDTLLKTVPASSLAVSVRNPEKAEHLRTQGVDVRHGDFDKPETLDQAFAGVDRLLIVSADGDNATRIRQHQNAVDAAKKAGVRFIGYTSVANADRNTLSLAEVHRAAEKAIRETGIPYSFLRNNWYVENEAGSIQGVLHGAPWLNAAGSARVGWALRSDYAQAAAAVLAGEGHENTVYELSGKPRTQAELAAITAEVTGKEVKVVDVDDASFGEALRGAGLPDFVVTMLVDMQGPFREGSLDVESDDLEKLLGRPAQPLKEFVKAIVGQ; encoded by the coding sequence ATGAAAATTTTGGTAACTGGTGCAACTGGACAATTTGGATCTGTAGTCGTAGATACACTGTTAAAAACAGTACCTGCTTCAAGCCTTGCAGTAAGTGTACGTAATCCGGAGAAAGCTGAACACCTTCGTACACAAGGCGTTGACGTACGTCACGGTGACTTTGACAAACCTGAGACTTTGGATCAGGCATTTGCCGGTGTAGATCGTTTGCTGATCGTCTCCGCTGACGGGGATAACGCAACACGGATTCGTCAACACCAAAATGCTGTCGACGCAGCCAAAAAAGCCGGGGTACGCTTCATTGGTTACACAAGTGTCGCCAATGCAGACCGTAATACCCTCTCCCTTGCCGAGGTTCATCGTGCAGCAGAAAAAGCTATTCGCGAGACTGGCATTCCATATTCCTTCCTTCGCAACAATTGGTATGTTGAAAACGAAGCAGGCAGCATACAAGGTGTATTGCATGGTGCACCTTGGCTTAATGCTGCAGGCAGCGCTCGGGTAGGCTGGGCTTTACGCAGTGATTATGCCCAAGCTGCTGCTGCTGTTCTCGCTGGAGAAGGACATGAAAACACAGTGTACGAACTCTCTGGTAAACCCCGCACACAAGCCGAGCTTGCAGCCATCACGGCCGAAGTAACAGGCAAAGAAGTGAAGGTCGTCGATGTGGACGACGCTTCATTTGGCGAAGCTTTGCGTGGTGCCGGACTGCCTGATTTTGTGGTCACCATGTTAGTTGATATGCAGGGGCCGTTTCGCGAAGGCTCCCTAGATGTGGAGAGCGATGATCTGGAAAAATTGCTAGGGCGCCCGGCTCAGCCTTTAAAAGAGTTTGTCAAAGCTATTGTTGGCCAATAA
- a CDS encoding phosphatidate cytidylyltransferase — protein sequence MDSSLLTLILIFTALLAIQLIYVVIVKTQPNKDYAAIGLRIKTWWGMFFIFCLATLFNPIVSLLSLMALTFFALKEYFSMIKSRKADRRLFLWAYLAIPVQFYWIYIGWYGMFIVFIPIYVFLLLPLPRLINKGTVGFLRSVSSTQWGLMLMVFGLSHLAYFQFATPQYGAKLVLFLVVLTQLNDVAHYLASLYFGKRKVVPTSNPNLTWEGFAFAFLVTIGASYLIYPYLTPFDLKFGLIFGMLISLSGFFGSLTVSVLKRDLLIGDDNKFDALKKSYLSQVDSLTYTSPVFFHVIRYFFDFM from the coding sequence ATGGACAGCTCGCTATTAACGTTAATTCTTATTTTCACAGCCTTATTGGCTATCCAATTGATTTATGTTGTGATCGTCAAAACACAGCCCAACAAAGACTATGCAGCTATCGGACTTCGGATCAAGACATGGTGGGGCATGTTCTTTATCTTTTGCTTGGCAACTCTTTTCAATCCGATTGTTTCACTGCTTTCCTTGATGGCACTCACTTTCTTTGCGCTGAAAGAATATTTCTCCATGATCAAATCCAGAAAAGCCGACCGCAGACTGTTTCTATGGGCATACTTGGCGATTCCTGTGCAGTTTTATTGGATTTATATCGGGTGGTACGGGATGTTTATTGTCTTTATCCCTATCTATGTATTCTTGCTGCTGCCTCTCCCGCGATTGATTAACAAAGGCACGGTCGGTTTTCTGCGTAGTGTCAGCTCGACCCAATGGGGACTTATGCTGATGGTTTTCGGGCTTAGTCACTTGGCCTATTTTCAGTTTGCTACGCCGCAATACGGGGCTAAACTTGTGCTTTTTCTAGTGGTGTTGACGCAGCTCAATGATGTTGCACACTATCTGGCATCACTCTATTTTGGGAAGCGGAAAGTAGTCCCGACCTCCAACCCCAATTTAACTTGGGAAGGCTTTGCATTCGCTTTTCTCGTAACCATAGGGGCTTCATATCTCATCTATCCCTACCTGACACCGTTTGATCTGAAATTCGGGCTTATTTTCGGCATGCTGATCAGCTTGAGCGGTTTCTTCGGCAGCTTAACGGTTTCCGTGCTGAAGCGAGATTTATTAATTGGCGATGATAACAAGTTCGATGCTTTGAAGAAAAGCTACTTAAGCCAGGTCGATAGCTTGACCTACACCTCGCCTGTCTTTTTTCACGTGATCCGTTATTTTTTCGATTTCATGTAG